One window of the Haemorhous mexicanus isolate bHaeMex1 chromosome 15, bHaeMex1.pri, whole genome shotgun sequence genome contains the following:
- the RGS14 gene encoding regulator of G-protein signaling 14 isoform X2 translates to MQGKGKLLVVHNGRMGPAVSDGELNASRAHGSNHSVNSLPGPATCGSTQGSVVSWAESFETLLQDRVAVTYFTEFLKKEFSAENVYFWQACERFQQIPASDTQQLAQEARRIYDEFLSSHSVSPVNIDKQAWIGEDMLATPSPDMFRIQQLQIFNLMKFDSYTRFVKSPLYQACLRAESQGQPLPDLRPHSRSSSPPPDLSKTKLKLGKSLPLGVETAGSGANRSLQRSFRKGERREPSWAEGGEGSRSAMLWRESQGSLNSSASLDLGFLSSASTAASPCTEGQQKSLGGGEAELPGKPMKYCCVYLPDGTASLASVRPGHSIRDMLAGLCEKRGFSLPDIKVFLVGNEQKALVLDQECSVLADQEVKLENRISFDLEISSLNKTIRITAKSTKRIREALQPVLGKYGVSVEQALLRRQGEPATLDLEKLVSTVSAQKLVLETPADVRVMGSAEAAAAPSLLWSEEGSPTGAEPDTRWEMPSSFSRPQSSAAMNLNRRTYDLEGLVELLNRAQSCRANDQRGLLSKEDLVLPDFLQLPVQDNSACEGSQQPSAPQAGSEGSSCPQEEPALAQLSLDHKL, encoded by the exons atgcagggcaaGGGCAAACTGCTGGTGGTCCACAACGGCCGCATG GGCCCAGCCGTGTCGGATGGAG AGTTAAATGCTTCCCGGGCCCATGGCAGCAACCACAGTGTGAAcagcctgccagggccagcCACGTGTGGATCCACACAGGGCTCTGTGGTCAGCTGGGCTGAATCCTTTGAGACGCTGCTGCAGGACCGTGTGGCTGTCACCTACTTCACT gagTTCCTCAAGAAGGAGTTCAGTGCTGAAAACGTCTACTTTTGGCAGGCATGTGAGCGcttccagcagatcccagccagtgacacacagcag CTGGCCCAGGAGGCACGGCGGATCTACGATGAGTTCCTCTCCAGCCACTCGGTCAGCCCTGTGAACATTGACAAGCAGGCCTGGATTGGGGAGGACATGCtggccaccccctccccagacaTGTTTCgcatccagcagctccag ATCTTCAACCTGATGAAGTTTGACAGCTACACACGTTTTGTGAAATCCCCCCTCTACCAGGCCTGCCTGCGGGCAGAgagccagggccagcccctgcCTGACTTGCGGCCCCACTcccgcagcagcagcccccCTCCTGACCTCAGCAAG ACGAAGCTGAAGCTGGGCAAGTCACTGCCTCTGGGCGTGGAGACGGCGGGCAGCGGTGCCAACCGCAGCCTCCAGCGCTCCTTCAGGAAGGGAGAGCGGCGGGAGCCGTCCTGGGCAG AGgggggagaaggcagcaggagcgCCATGCTGTGGAGGGAGTCCCAGGGCTCACTCAActcctcagccagcctggaCCTGGGCTTCTTGTCCTCGGCCAGCACAGCCGCCAGCCCCTGCACGGAG GGCCAGCAGAAGAGCCTGGGGGGCGGcgaggcagagctgccaggcaaACCCATGAAGTACTGCTGCGTGTACCTGCCCGACGGCACGGCCTCGCTGGCCTCCGTGCGGCCCGGCCACTCCATCCGGGAcatgctggcagggctgtgtgagaaACGCGGCTTCAGCCTCCCCGACATCAAGGTCTTCCTGGTGGGCAATGAGCAG AAGGCGTTGGTGCTGGACCAGGAGTGCTCCGTGTTGGCAGACCAGGAGGTGAAGCTGGAGAACAGGATAAGCTTTGA TCTGGAAATCTCCTCCCTCAACAAGACCATCCGCATCACAGCCAAGTCAACCAAGCGCATCCGGGAGGCGCTGCAGCCCGTGCTGGGCAAGTACGGCGTGAGCGTGGAGCAGGCGCTGCTGCGCAGG CAAGGTGAGCCAGCCACCCTGGACTTGGAGAAGCTGGTCAGCACAGTGTCAGCTCAGAAACTTGTCTTGGAAACACCAGCAG ACGTGCGAGTGATGGGGAGTGCTGAGGCTGCGGCTGCCCCCTCTCTTCTCTGGAGTGAG GAGGGAAGTCCaacaggagcagagcctgataCACGATGGGAGAtgccctcctccttctccaggccACAGTCTTCAGCTGCCATGAACCTCAACCGCCGCACGTACGACCTGGAAG ggctggtggagctgctgaaCCGTGCCCAGAGCTGCCGGGCCAACGACCAGCGTGGGCTGCTCTCTAAGGAGGACCTGGTCCTGCCCGACTTCCTCCAGCTCCCCGTGCAGGACAACAGTGCCTGTGaggggtcacagcagcccagtGCCCCTCAGGCTGGCTCTGAGGGAAGCAGCTGCCCTCAGGAAGAGCCTGCACTGGCTCAGCTTTCGTTGGACCACAAGCTCTGA
- the RGS14 gene encoding regulator of G-protein signaling 14 isoform X3, translating into MQGKGKLLVVHNGRMGPAVSDGELNASRAHGSNHSVNSLPGPATCGSTQGSVVSWAESFETLLQDRVAVTYFTEFLKKEFSAENVYFWQACERFQQIPASDTQQLAQEARRIYDEFLSSHSVSPVNIDKQAWIGEDMLATPSPDMFRIQQLQIFNLMKFDSYTRFVKSPLYQACLRAESQGQPLPDLRPHSRSSSPPPDLSKKTKLKLGKSLPLGVETAGSGANRSLQRSFRKGERREPSWAEGGEGSRSAMLWRESQGSLNSSASLDLGFLSSASTAASPCTEGQQKSLGGGEAELPGKPMKYCCVYLPDGTASLASVRPGHSIRDMLAGLCEKRGFSLPDIKVFLVGNEQKALVLDQECSVLADQEVKLENRISFDLEISSLNKTIRITAKSTKRIREALQPVLGKYGVSVEQALLRRQGEPATLDLEKLVSTVSAQKLVLETPADVRVMGSAEAAAAPSLLWSEEGSPTGAEPDTRWEMPSSFSRPQSSAAMNLNRRTYDLEGA; encoded by the exons atgcagggcaaGGGCAAACTGCTGGTGGTCCACAACGGCCGCATG GGCCCAGCCGTGTCGGATGGAG AGTTAAATGCTTCCCGGGCCCATGGCAGCAACCACAGTGTGAAcagcctgccagggccagcCACGTGTGGATCCACACAGGGCTCTGTGGTCAGCTGGGCTGAATCCTTTGAGACGCTGCTGCAGGACCGTGTGGCTGTCACCTACTTCACT gagTTCCTCAAGAAGGAGTTCAGTGCTGAAAACGTCTACTTTTGGCAGGCATGTGAGCGcttccagcagatcccagccagtgacacacagcag CTGGCCCAGGAGGCACGGCGGATCTACGATGAGTTCCTCTCCAGCCACTCGGTCAGCCCTGTGAACATTGACAAGCAGGCCTGGATTGGGGAGGACATGCtggccaccccctccccagacaTGTTTCgcatccagcagctccag ATCTTCAACCTGATGAAGTTTGACAGCTACACACGTTTTGTGAAATCCCCCCTCTACCAGGCCTGCCTGCGGGCAGAgagccagggccagcccctgcCTGACTTGCGGCCCCACTcccgcagcagcagcccccCTCCTGACCTCAGCAAG AAGACGAAGCTGAAGCTGGGCAAGTCACTGCCTCTGGGCGTGGAGACGGCGGGCAGCGGTGCCAACCGCAGCCTCCAGCGCTCCTTCAGGAAGGGAGAGCGGCGGGAGCCGTCCTGGGCAG AGgggggagaaggcagcaggagcgCCATGCTGTGGAGGGAGTCCCAGGGCTCACTCAActcctcagccagcctggaCCTGGGCTTCTTGTCCTCGGCCAGCACAGCCGCCAGCCCCTGCACGGAG GGCCAGCAGAAGAGCCTGGGGGGCGGcgaggcagagctgccaggcaaACCCATGAAGTACTGCTGCGTGTACCTGCCCGACGGCACGGCCTCGCTGGCCTCCGTGCGGCCCGGCCACTCCATCCGGGAcatgctggcagggctgtgtgagaaACGCGGCTTCAGCCTCCCCGACATCAAGGTCTTCCTGGTGGGCAATGAGCAG AAGGCGTTGGTGCTGGACCAGGAGTGCTCCGTGTTGGCAGACCAGGAGGTGAAGCTGGAGAACAGGATAAGCTTTGA TCTGGAAATCTCCTCCCTCAACAAGACCATCCGCATCACAGCCAAGTCAACCAAGCGCATCCGGGAGGCGCTGCAGCCCGTGCTGGGCAAGTACGGCGTGAGCGTGGAGCAGGCGCTGCTGCGCAGG CAAGGTGAGCCAGCCACCCTGGACTTGGAGAAGCTGGTCAGCACAGTGTCAGCTCAGAAACTTGTCTTGGAAACACCAGCAG ACGTGCGAGTGATGGGGAGTGCTGAGGCTGCGGCTGCCCCCTCTCTTCTCTGGAGTGAG GAGGGAAGTCCaacaggagcagagcctgataCACGATGGGAGAtgccctcctccttctccaggccACAGTCTTCAGCTGCCATGAACCTCAACCGCCGCACGTACGACCTGGAAG GTGCATGA
- the RGS14 gene encoding regulator of G-protein signaling 14 isoform X1 gives MQGKGKLLVVHNGRMGPAVSDGELNASRAHGSNHSVNSLPGPATCGSTQGSVVSWAESFETLLQDRVAVTYFTEFLKKEFSAENVYFWQACERFQQIPASDTQQLAQEARRIYDEFLSSHSVSPVNIDKQAWIGEDMLATPSPDMFRIQQLQIFNLMKFDSYTRFVKSPLYQACLRAESQGQPLPDLRPHSRSSSPPPDLSKKTKLKLGKSLPLGVETAGSGANRSLQRSFRKGERREPSWAEGGEGSRSAMLWRESQGSLNSSASLDLGFLSSASTAASPCTEGQQKSLGGGEAELPGKPMKYCCVYLPDGTASLASVRPGHSIRDMLAGLCEKRGFSLPDIKVFLVGNEQKALVLDQECSVLADQEVKLENRISFDLEISSLNKTIRITAKSTKRIREALQPVLGKYGVSVEQALLRRQGEPATLDLEKLVSTVSAQKLVLETPADVRVMGSAEAAAAPSLLWSEEGSPTGAEPDTRWEMPSSFSRPQSSAAMNLNRRTYDLEGLVELLNRAQSCRANDQRGLLSKEDLVLPDFLQLPVQDNSACEGSQQPSAPQAGSEGSSCPQEEPALAQLSLDHKL, from the exons atgcagggcaaGGGCAAACTGCTGGTGGTCCACAACGGCCGCATG GGCCCAGCCGTGTCGGATGGAG AGTTAAATGCTTCCCGGGCCCATGGCAGCAACCACAGTGTGAAcagcctgccagggccagcCACGTGTGGATCCACACAGGGCTCTGTGGTCAGCTGGGCTGAATCCTTTGAGACGCTGCTGCAGGACCGTGTGGCTGTCACCTACTTCACT gagTTCCTCAAGAAGGAGTTCAGTGCTGAAAACGTCTACTTTTGGCAGGCATGTGAGCGcttccagcagatcccagccagtgacacacagcag CTGGCCCAGGAGGCACGGCGGATCTACGATGAGTTCCTCTCCAGCCACTCGGTCAGCCCTGTGAACATTGACAAGCAGGCCTGGATTGGGGAGGACATGCtggccaccccctccccagacaTGTTTCgcatccagcagctccag ATCTTCAACCTGATGAAGTTTGACAGCTACACACGTTTTGTGAAATCCCCCCTCTACCAGGCCTGCCTGCGGGCAGAgagccagggccagcccctgcCTGACTTGCGGCCCCACTcccgcagcagcagcccccCTCCTGACCTCAGCAAG AAGACGAAGCTGAAGCTGGGCAAGTCACTGCCTCTGGGCGTGGAGACGGCGGGCAGCGGTGCCAACCGCAGCCTCCAGCGCTCCTTCAGGAAGGGAGAGCGGCGGGAGCCGTCCTGGGCAG AGgggggagaaggcagcaggagcgCCATGCTGTGGAGGGAGTCCCAGGGCTCACTCAActcctcagccagcctggaCCTGGGCTTCTTGTCCTCGGCCAGCACAGCCGCCAGCCCCTGCACGGAG GGCCAGCAGAAGAGCCTGGGGGGCGGcgaggcagagctgccaggcaaACCCATGAAGTACTGCTGCGTGTACCTGCCCGACGGCACGGCCTCGCTGGCCTCCGTGCGGCCCGGCCACTCCATCCGGGAcatgctggcagggctgtgtgagaaACGCGGCTTCAGCCTCCCCGACATCAAGGTCTTCCTGGTGGGCAATGAGCAG AAGGCGTTGGTGCTGGACCAGGAGTGCTCCGTGTTGGCAGACCAGGAGGTGAAGCTGGAGAACAGGATAAGCTTTGA TCTGGAAATCTCCTCCCTCAACAAGACCATCCGCATCACAGCCAAGTCAACCAAGCGCATCCGGGAGGCGCTGCAGCCCGTGCTGGGCAAGTACGGCGTGAGCGTGGAGCAGGCGCTGCTGCGCAGG CAAGGTGAGCCAGCCACCCTGGACTTGGAGAAGCTGGTCAGCACAGTGTCAGCTCAGAAACTTGTCTTGGAAACACCAGCAG ACGTGCGAGTGATGGGGAGTGCTGAGGCTGCGGCTGCCCCCTCTCTTCTCTGGAGTGAG GAGGGAAGTCCaacaggagcagagcctgataCACGATGGGAGAtgccctcctccttctccaggccACAGTCTTCAGCTGCCATGAACCTCAACCGCCGCACGTACGACCTGGAAG ggctggtggagctgctgaaCCGTGCCCAGAGCTGCCGGGCCAACGACCAGCGTGGGCTGCTCTCTAAGGAGGACCTGGTCCTGCCCGACTTCCTCCAGCTCCCCGTGCAGGACAACAGTGCCTGTGaggggtcacagcagcccagtGCCCCTCAGGCTGGCTCTGAGGGAAGCAGCTGCCCTCAGGAAGAGCCTGCACTGGCTCAGCTTTCGTTGGACCACAAGCTCTGA
- the SLC34A1 gene encoding sodium-dependent phosphate transport protein 2A, with product MLPYRTESPVLPARCPVRGGRVVHGPQFAYCPSPQALHRLPGAHSCPFTVSAVPCPEHGFPCPGSPGRLREGRERYELDALSWQGHRLGLDELQRPELGCWARVQSFCVSLLKVPLMFGFLYLFVCSLDVLSSAFQLAGGKVAGDIFKDNAILSNPVAGLVVGILVTVLVQSSSTSTSIIVSMVSSGLLEVRSAIPIIMGSNIGTSVTNTIVALMQAGDRSEFKRAFAGATVHDCFNWLSVLVLLPLEVVSGYLHHVTHLVVATFNIRSGKDAPDLLKIITEPFTKLIIQLDKSVITGIATGDESLRNRSLIRIWCGPATPQMATVGLGPPPNCTSPGHCSTKGMEVLHNFTRKKCEHLFTDTPLPDLAVGLVLLAGSLVVLCTCLILLVKLLNSLLKGQVAKAIQKVINTDLPHPLSWLTGYFAMVVGAGMTFVVQSSSVFTSAITPLIGLGVISIERAYPLTLGSNIGTTTTAILAALASPGDKLASSFQIALCHFFFNISGILLWYPLPFTRLPIRMAKALGERTAKYRWFAVLYLIICFLLLPSLIFGISMAGWRALVGVGAPFLGLLFFVGLVNALQAHSPGRLPKWLQTWDFLPAWMHSLQPLDRVITQATLCCTDRCRSPEGWEEPEGAPRDKARLGLDNPALSYPEEMPSPGTRVGSPRPLPHGATRL from the exons ATGCTGCCCTACCGGACGGAGAGCCCAGTCCTGCCCGCTCGCTGCCCGGTGCGGGGAGGAAGGGTTGTGCACGGGCCACAGTTTGCCTACTGCCCCAGCCCCCAAG ccctgcaccgACTGCCGGGTGCCCACAGCTGCCCCTTCACGGTCAGCGCcgtgccctgccctgagcacggcttcccctgccctggctcccccGGGCGCCTGCGCGAGGGCCGCGAGCGCTACGAGCTGGACGCGCTCTCCTGGCAGGGGCACCGGCTGGGCTTGGACGAGCTGCAGaggccag AGCTCGGGTGCTGGGCCAGGGTCCAGTCCTTCTGTGTCTCCCTTCTAAAGGTGCCCCTGATGTTTGGGTTCCTGTACCTCTTCGTGTGCTCTCTGGACGTGCTCAGTTCTGCCTTCCAGCTGGCTGGAG GTAAGGTGGCAGGGGACATCTTCAAGGACAACGCCATCCTCTCCAATCCAGTGGCTGGGCTGGTGGTGGGCATCCTGGTGACCGTGCTGGTGCAGAGCTCATCCACCTCCACCTCCATCATCGTCAGCATGGTCTCCTCAGGGT tgctggaggtgcGCTCTGCCATCCCCATCATCATGGGCTCCAACATCGGCACCTCGGTCACCAACACCATCGTGGCCCTCATGCAGGCTGGCGACCGCAGCGAGTTCAAACG GGCCTTCGCTGGTGCCACGGTGCACGACTGCTTCAACTGGCTgtcagtgctggtgctgctgccactggaGGTGGTGAGTGGGTACCTGCACCACGTCACCCACCTGGTTGTGGCCACCTTCAACATCCGCAGTGGGAAAGATGCCCCCGACCTGCTGAAGATCATCACAGAGCCCTTCACCAAGCTGATCATCCAG CTGGACAAGTCTGTGATCACGGGCATCGCGACAGGGGACGAGAGCCTGCGCAACCGGAGCCTCATCCGCATCTGGTGTGGACCTGCAACCCCACAG ATGGCCACTGTGGGGCTTGGGCCACCCCCAAACTGCACATCCCCCGGCCACTGCAGCACTAAGGGCATGGAGGTCCTTCACAACTTCACCAGGAAGAAGT GTGAGCACCTCTTCACCGACACACCACTGCCTGACCTGGCcgtggggctggtgctgctggctgggtccCTTGTTGTGCTCTGCACCTGCCTCATCCTCCTGGTCAAACTCCTCAACTCCCTGCTCAAGGGGCAGGTGGCCAAAGCCATCCAGAAGGTCATCAACACTG ACCTCCCACACCCGCTCAGCTGGCTCACCGGCTACTTCGCCATGGTGGTGGGTGCTGGGATGACCTTCGTGGTGCAGAGTAGCTCTGTCTTTACCTCGGCCATCACACCCCTGATCG GCCTGGGGGTGATCAGCATTGAGCGTGCCTACCCACTGACCCTGGGCTCAAACATTggcaccaccaccactgccatcctggctgccctggccagccCGGGGGACAAGCTGGCCAGCTCCTTCCAG ATTGCTCTGTGCCACTTCTTCTTCAACATCTCGGGCATCCTGCTGTGGTACCCCCTGCCCTTCACCCGCCTGCCCATCCGCATGGCCAAGGCGCTGGGCGAGCGCACGGCCAAGTACCGCTGGTTTGCCGTGCTCTACCTCATcatctgcttcctcctgctgccctccctcaTCTTCGGCATCTCCATGGCGGGCTGGCGGGCGCTGGTGGGGGTGGGCGCGCCCTTCCTCGGCCTCCTCTTCTTCGTGGGGCTGGTGAACGCgctgcaggcacacagcccCGGGCGCCTGCCCAAGTGGCTGCAGACCTGGGACTTCCTCCCCGCCTGGATGCACTCGCTGCAGCCCCTCGACCGTGTCATCACCCAGGCCACGCTGTGCTGCACCGACCGCTGCCGCAGCCCCGAGGGCTGGGAGGAGCCCGAGGGCGCTCCCCGCgacaaggccaggctggggctggacaACCCTGCCCTCTCCTACCCCGAGGAGATGCCCAGCCCCGGCACGCGGGTGGGCTCCCCTCGCCCGCTCCCGCACGGTGCCACACGGCTGTAG
- the LOC132334358 gene encoding alpha-2Db adrenergic receptor-like — protein sequence MEPASALPNTSGNGSGAGSAPHSPAATGLILLAALSVLLATLVGNALVVVAISTSRALQAPQNLFLVSLASADILVAVLVLPFSLANEVMGYWYFGGLWCSLYLALDVLLCTASIGHLCAISLDRYWAVTRAARLNLRRSPRRVKAMIGAVWAAAALVALPPLLRPRPGGRECQLRQETWYVLASCAASFFVPCLIMVAVYCRIYRLTARQTAGLLAARSPRPASGDGKVSGVGMLRWRCRSQHQSVLLCRRRLVRARERRFTVVLAVVMGAFVLCWFPFFFTYSLGALCGQGCRVSKPLFNFFFWIGYCNSSINPLIYTLFNRDFRAAFRRLLAVPHRHRS from the coding sequence ATGGAGCCAGCCAGCGCCCTTCCCAACACCTCCGGTAACGGCAGCGGCGCTGGCAGTGCTCCACACTCCCCCGCAGCCACGGGGCTCATCTTGCTGGCAGCCCTGTCcgtcctgctggccacactggtGGGCAACGCTCTGGTGGTGGTGGCCATCTCCACCAGCCGGGCCCTGCAAGCCCCACAGAACCTCTTCCTCGTGTCCCTGGCCTCGGCAGACATCCTGGTGGCCGTCCTCGTCCTGCCCTTCTCGCTGGCAAATGAGGTGATGGGCTACTGGTACTTTGGTGGGCTGTGGTGCAGCCTATACCTGGCGCTGGACGTGCTGCTCTGCACCGCGTCCATCGGGCACCTCTGTGCCATCAGCCTCGACCGCTACTGGGCTGTCACACGGGCGGCGCGGCTCAACCTGCGCCGCAGCCCGCGGCGGGTGAAGGCCATGATCGGGGCGGTCTGGGCAGCGGCGgccctggtggcactgccaccgcTCCTGCGGCcgcggccgggcgggcgggagTGCCAGCTGAGGCAGGAGACCTGGTACGTGCTGGCCTCCTGCGCCGCCTCCTTCTTCGTGCCCTGCCTCATCATGGTCGCCGTGTACTGCCGCATCTACCGCCTGACTGCGCGGCAGACAGCCGGCCTGCTCGCCGCCCGCTCTCCACGCCCTGCCAGCGGCGATGGAAAGGTGTCGGGCGTGGGGATGCTGAGGTGGCGCTGCCGCAGCCAGCACCAGAGTGTGTTGCTGTGCCGCCGGCGGCTGGTGCGGGCGCGGGAGCGGCGCTTCACTGTCGTGCTGGCTGTGGTGATGGGCGCCTTCGTGCTGTGCTGGTTCCCCTTCTTCTTCACCTACAGCCTGGGGGCTCTCTGTGGGCAGGGCTGCCGTGTCTCCAAGCCCCTCTTCAACTTCTTTTTCTGGATCGGCTACTGCAACAGCAGCATCAACCCCCTCATCTACACCCTCTTCAACCGGGACTTCCGTGCTGCCTTCCGCCGGCTCCTCGCCGTCCCCCACCGGCACCGCTCTTAG